In one window of Miscanthus floridulus cultivar M001 chromosome 12, ASM1932011v1, whole genome shotgun sequence DNA:
- the LOC136497692 gene encoding beta-fructofuranosidase, insoluble isoenzyme 6-like, giving the protein MYHLFYQYNPHGALWDVGNLSWGHSVSGDLVNWAALGNALDPTAPFDANGCASGSVTILPDGTPVILYSGIDADRRQVQNIAFPKNQRDPLLREWAKPAYNPVVPLPADVSANDFRDPTTAWLGRDGLWRFAISAVADGVGNTLVYRSADFLRWERRAAPLHASRDAVMAECPDLFPVAASGAEEGLDTSASGAGVRHVLKVSMPDTLEDYYAVGTYDDAADTFTPDGNGDYRMWRRIDRGHLYASKTFFDARSSRRVLWAWVNESDSEADDVARGWSGLQSFPRALWLDGGGKQLVQWPVEEIETLRTRRAAPLPHGLEVEPAGGLREVTGIVSSQADVNVVFEIPSLGRAEGLDPSRLADPDALCREKGASVRGGVGPFGLLVMASGDLREHTAVFFRVFRLLHEYAVLMCTDLIRSSSKAGVYKPTHGGFVNVDIEKDMSISLRTLIDHSIVESFGGGGRTCMTARVYPEHVATGSSHLYVFNNGSDAVKVSKLEAWELASASVNVDDDGGLVGSSVNMCHSEEY; this is encoded by the exons ATGTACCACCTGTTCTACCAGTACAACCCGCACGGCGCGCTGTGGGACGTCGGCAACCTCTCCTGGGGACACTCCGTCTCCGGCGACCTCGTGAATTGGGCGGCCCTCGGCAACGCGCTCGACCCGACGGCGCCGTTCGACGCCAACGGCTGCGCGTCAGGGTCTGTCACCATACTTCCCGACGGCACGCCGGTGATCCTCTACTCCGGCATCGACGCGGACCGCCGGCAGGTCCAGAACATCGCGTTCCCCAAGAACCAGCGCGACCCGCTCCTCCGCGAGTGGGCCAAGCCCGCTTACAACCCCGTCGTCCCGCTCCCCGCCGACGTGTCGGCGAACGACTTCCGGGACCCCACCACGGCGTGGCTGGGCCGCGACGGGCTGTGGCGGTTCGCCATCTCCGCGGTggccgacggcgtgggcaacacgCTCGTGTACCGCAGCGCGGACTTCCTGCGCTGGGAGCGGCGCGCCGCGCCGCTGCACGCGTCGCGGGACGCCGTGATGGCCGAGTGCCCGGACCTGTTCCCCGTGGCGGCAAGCGGCGCGGAGGAGGGGCTTGACACGTCGGCGAGCGGCGCGGGCGTGCGGCACGTCCTCAAGGTGAGCATGCCCGACACGCTGGAGGACTACTACGCGGTCGGGACGTACGACGACGCGGCGGACACGTTCACGCCGGACGGGAACGGCGACTACCGAATGTGGCGGAGGATCGACCGCGGGCACCTGTACGCATCCAAGACGTTCTTCGACGCGCGCAGCAGCCGGCGGGTGCTGTGGGCGTGGGTGAACGAGTCCGACAGCGAGGCCGACGACGTCGCCCGGGGCTGGTCCGGCCTCCAGTCGTTCCCGCGGGCGCTGTGGCTGGACGGTGGCGGGAAGCAGCTGGTGCAGTGGCCCGTGGAGGAGATCGAGACGCTGAGGACGAGGCGCGCGGCGCCGCTGCCGCATGGCTTGGAGGTGGAACCCGCCGGCGGGCTGCGCGAGGTCACCGGCATCGTGAGCTCGCAGGCGGACGTGAACGTCGTGTTTGAGATCCCGAGTCTAGGTCGCGCCGAGGGACTCGACCCCAGCCGGCTGGCTGACCCCGACGCGCTGTGCCGGGAGAAGGGCGCCTCCGTGCGAGGCGGAGTCGGCCCGTTCGGCCTGCTGGTGATGGCCTCCGGCGACCTGCGAGAGCACACCGCCGTGTTCTTCAGGGTGTTCAGGCTCCTGCACGAGTACGCTGTTCTCATGTGCACGGACCTCATCAG GTCCTCCTCGAAGGCTGGCGTGTACAAGCCAACGCATGGAGGGTTCGTCAACGTGGACATCGAGAAAGACATGAGCATATCGTTAAGAACATTG ATCGATCACTCAATCGTGGAGAGCTTCGGCGGTGGAGGGAGGACGTGCATGACGGCGAGAGTGTACCCCGAGCACGTTGCAACAGGCAGCAGCCACCTGTACGTGTTCAACAATGGATCAGATGCAGTGAAGGTGTCCAAGCTCGAGGCCTGGGAGCTTGCCAGTGCGAGTGTCAATGTTGACGACGATGGCGGTCTGGTTGGATCATCCGTGAACATGTGCCACAGTGAGGAGTATTAG